DNA from Vicinamibacterales bacterium:
GACGCGCTCATCAAGTCGCGCACGTGGGTCGGCACGTGGTACAGCCGAGAGTAACGCACGCGAATACGGATGCTTTGGCTGGTTATACACTGAGTCGGTAGGCCCAATTTCAACTATATTGCCAAGGTACATCACCGCGATCCTGTCAGAGATATGTCGTACGACTGACAGGTCATGGGCAATAAAGAGGTAGGACAATTCAAATTCCTGCTGTAAGTCCTGCATGAGGTTAATCACTTGAGCCTGAATCGACACGTCGAGCGCACTCACTGGCTCATCTGCAATGACTACCTTCGGATTCGTCGAGAGTGCCCGTGCGATGCTAACTCGCTGACGCTGCCCACCCGAAAACTCGTGGGGATAACGGTCAGCCTGTTCGCCCGTTAGACCGACTTTTTCGAGCAACCAAATTACCTTGTCTCGTCGGTCGGCCGCCGAGAGCTCCTTGGCGTGAATCGTGAGTGGTTCCTCAACGATGTCACCAACAGTCATTCGAGGATTAAGCGAAGAGTAGGGATCCTGAAAGATCATCTGGAGATCTGAACGATAGGGCCGCATTGAAGCCCGGCTCAG
Protein-coding regions in this window:
- a CDS encoding oligopeptide/dipeptide ABC transporter ATP-binding protein, giving the protein CGKSTIGRAIVNILRTMSYGVEMSGRILYHHEAQTVDLTALSRASMRPYRSDLQMIFQDPYSSLNPRMTVGDIVEEPLTIHAKELSAADRRDKVIWLLEKVGLTGEQADRYPHEFSGGQRQRVSIARALSTNPKVVIADEPVSALDVSIQAQVINLMQDLQQEFELSYLFIAHDLSVVRHISDRIAVMYLGNIVEIGPTDSVYNQPKHPYSRALLSAVPRADPRARLDERVHLAGDIPTPIKKPSGCGFRTRCPIVRASCAEAVPPLELKDERFVACPWV